Proteins encoded by one window of Chrysemys picta bellii isolate R12L10 chromosome 10, ASM1138683v2, whole genome shotgun sequence:
- the LOC135974079 gene encoding uncharacterized protein LOC135974079 → MQSSPAVMAMQSGNRKRAPAWTDREVLDLIAVWGDESVLSELRSKRRNAKIYEKISKDMAERGYSRDATQCRVKIKELRQGYQKTKEANGRSGSHPQTSRFYEALHSILGAAATTTPPVTVDSEDGILSTAGSSDMLGDGEDEEGDEEGEAVGSSHNADFPDSQDLFITLTEIPYEASPAITPDTESGEGSATPSATVSQPSLESHSQRLARIRRRKKRTREDMFSELMASSQAQAAQQTQWRENLTRMHQANMDREERWRQEDQQATQTLLGLLREQTDTLRRLVDVLQERRQEDRAPLQSISNRPPPPPSPIPTSPKVQRRRGGRVPANSHSTPAESSSSRRLSFPKI, encoded by the exons atgcagagctctccagcagtgatggccatgcagtctgggaatagaaagagagccccagcatggactgatcgtgaagtcttggatctcatcgctgtgtggggcgatgagtccgtgctttccgagctgcgatccaaaagaaggaatgcaaagatctacgagaagatctctaaagacatggcagagagaggatacagccgggatgcaacgcagtgccgcgtgaaaatcaaggagctgagacaaggctaccagaagaccaaagaggcaaacggacgctccggatcccatccccagacatcccgtttctacgaggcactgcattccatcctcggtgctgccgccaccactaccccaccagtgaccgtggactctgaggatgggatactgtccacggccggttcctcagacatgttaggggacggggaagatgaggaaggagatgaggagggcgaggcagttggcagctctcacaacgctgatttccccgacagccaggatctcttcatcacccttacagagatcccctacgaagcgtccccagccattaccccggacacagaatctggtgaaggatcagcca ccccgtctgcgactgtctcacaacctagcctggaatcacactcccagaggctagcgcggattaggcgtaggaagaagaggacacgggaggacatgttctctgagcttatggcctcttcccaagcccaggcagcacagcagacccagtggcgggagaacttgacccgaatgcaccaagccaacatggatcgggaggagaggtggcggcaggaagaccagcaggcgactcaaacgctgcttggactactgagggagcaaacggacacgctccggcgccttgtggatgttctgcaggaacggaggcaggaggacagagccccgctgcagtccatctctaaccgccctcccccgccaccaagtcccatacccacctcacccaaagtgcaaagaaggagaggcggcagagtccctgctaactctcactccacccctgcagagagctctagtagcagaaggctctcatttcccaaaatttga
- the MED9 gene encoding mediator of RNA polymerase II transcription subunit 9, which yields MATGGAGVGVRPVEEQPPPPPLQAPQPPEQQGEQKPQLQPPPQPPPSQQPGQEDFSFLPLVHDIIKCMDKDSQDVHQVLNELKTKFQEMRKMISAMPGIGVSPEQQQQQLRSLREQVRTKNELLQKYKSLCMFEIPKE from the exons ATGGCGACTGGCGGGGCCGGTGTGGGGGTGCGGCCAGTGGAggagcagccgccgccgcccccgCTCCAAGCCCCGCAGCCGCCGGAGCAGCAGGGAGAGCagaagccccagctccagccgccGCCCCAGCCGCCGCCGTCCCAGCAGCCGGGCCAGGAGGATTTCTCCTTCCTGCCCCTGGTCCATGATATCATCAAATG catggACAAGGACAGCCAGGATGTCCACCAGGTGCTGAACGAACTCAAGACCAAATTCCAGGAGATGAGAAAGATGATCAGCGCCATGCCCGGCATCGGCGTGAGCCccgagcagcagcaacagcagctacGCAGCCTGAGGGAGCAAGTCAGGACCAAGAACGAACTGCTGCAGAAATACAAGAGCCTTTGCATGTTTGAAATCCCCAAGGAGTAG